DNA sequence from the Drosophila sechellia strain sech25 chromosome 3L, ASM438219v1, whole genome shotgun sequence genome:
TGATGACGGTCACCTTGTTGAAGGTCTCCGGCAGAAAGTGCGGATTGCGCAGATTGCAGGTCATGTACAGGCGGAAGTTTGGATTAACAGGCACCACAGCCTCACCCAAGCTGATGTGCTTGATCCCGCCCTGAACGAAGGTCTGGCGCATCAGGATGGGATCGAGTGGcacctccagctcctcctgcacGTTCTCTATTATCACGGGTGTTCCGTACTCCAGCGCCTCTGCGATCACCTTCATATAGTTGCTCTGGTTGAACTTGACGCAGTTCAGCCGGTTCTTTCGCTCCATGTTCTTCAACCAGTTGTTGGCCTGTGCCTGCGGGTCGATAAACAAGCTGTATCGGCTGGAGTTGGCCGAGATGATGGCGTTCTCGCTGGAGAACTCGTCGTTGGGCAGTCCGTCCAGCTGCCAGTTCTGGATGGTCACCTCCAATCCGAGCACATCCGTGATTGAGTAATGGGAGGAGCAGGGAATCTTTAGGTCCGTGACCTTCTTGAACCAATCCTTTACGCACTCGGAGCGATACTGAAGATTCACGGCGGAGAGGTAGGCAATAATACCGCAGGAGATGAGCACATCCCCAGGCAGGTGGTCGTACAACTCCTGCAGATCCTCCGCAGCCTTGTTCCATCGTGACTTCTCCCCACCCAGTCCACCAATGAGAGCCTCCGCCCGGAGCAGCTTGTTGCGACAGTTCTCGGCGTGCTCCTCTGTCTTTTGCATCTCTGCGTTGGCCTTGTCTAGTTCGATGTTCAGCAGGGCCACCTTTTCCTCCAGAGCCAAGGCTAACGCACGCTTTTGTGCCAGGAACTCCATAGTGTCGGCGTACTCTTTCTCGGCCCCGGCCAGCTTGGCCTTTTTGGGAGCCACCACCTTTGCCACTTCGTCGTACATCATCATGGCAATGATCCACTGGCACAGGCCCTTGGCGGCACTCGAGGCCTTGGCCACCACCTGTGGATCGAAGTCCTTGTTGGGGATGAACTCCTTGCGGATACGCTTAACGATTTCTGTCGGAATATTGTCCTTGTCGAACTCCTTGAGGCCCGGAAGGAAGTTCATCTCGCCAAGAAGACGCTTACTCGGTCCCCAGAAGTCTAGGACCATTTTTCCAGAGGCTGGATCCGGAATGCGCTCGGCGGGAATTCCCTTGATCACACAGACGGCGGCCATTACTAGCTTAATCACGGGCGGCGGATTCTTCATCGACTTGACCAGTGTGATGTCCGCCGGCTTAAGAGTGTTCAATGCAGCCAGGGCATCTTCCAGGACGGGAATGGCCTTGGCCAGATCCCGTTCGCAGTCCTGCTTTAGAACCTGAGCAGCCTCGGCCTGCACGGATGCCACTTCTTCGTCTCGTTTCACCTGCTCGGCGGCAGCGCTGGCGGCTAGCGTCTCCTTGTTGATCTCCAGCATCATCTTTCGGGATGATTCGGCCAGGGCCACCAGCTTGGGTTGCAGCGCATTAAGATCCCTTTGCATGATGGAGATGGCGGCGGCTGCCTGGGCCAGTGTATCCAAACCTCCAATGTAGCGCATCTTGGCCAACATGGTCTCACTCTGCTTGCGCTCGATGAGCGTCTGGAAGGAGCGGATCAGCTCGATGAAGGAGGCGTTCGTCTGGTAGATGTGGCGACCCGTCATCTGACAGAAGGTGCGCGTAGACCGTGCAGCCGTCGTATGGAAGTACTGGCAGGTGTCCATGATGGCCAGCTTGATGTCCTCACTGGGCACGTTGACATCAACCAGCGACATTTTGGCAATCATCTGCAGGGCCTCCTCGGGCCAGCTGTCGTACCAGTCGATGGTGCAGCAGTTAACCAGCGAGGGATAAAGGCGCACCCGTGTCCTGAGAGCGTCTCCGATGGGCGAGAAACTGAGGATCATGTGCAGCTTCTGCTTGCAGCGGTCCACAAAGAAGGAGAAGACCTGCAGGGCGGAGACGTCGATGTTGCGATTGCCTCCCTGGGCAGCCAGACGCACCATTTCCAGGACCTCCTGCTTTTCGTCGATAGGGAAGATGTTGGGCACCTCGCCCTGGTTCAGCAGGCAGTCAATGTCCTGCAGGAATAGCTCCATCTTGATCTGGTTCTCGGTAATCAAAAACGTGGTGTGCTTGTTCATTCCGCCCGCCTCCTTTAAGATCGCCTTGATGTCATCATGCCAGTCGTTGGCCCCGTAGTTTTTGGTGATTTCCGGCTGGAAAAACGAAGTCTGCACCATATTGGTCGCCAGCTTGGTCAGGGACTGGCGCCCGGATCCCCCCAATCCTATGATCAGAGCACTGGCTCCCTGGATGGAGATGATGCGGCATATGCGGTTCAAATGCTGCAGAGCAAAGGTGAACAAGGTAATGTCCATTTTGTTGCGTCGCGTCGAGTTGTAATCGTCCAGGCTGGTGAGAGCCAGGTTCAGAAACACCTCCACGCTGGGCACCTCCTCGTAGCGCCGCTCATCCGGCACGCTGTCCTCGTCGAAGTAGACGCCGAACAAGATGTTGCTGGCCGCCTCCATGGTGAACACCGCTTCGTCAGGGCCCTGAATGGTCATGGATTCTAGGAGGTCTATATCAAATCAAAGACTGATCCAATCGGACTTACCTGAACGCAGTACCTATCGAAGATCGTCTCCACCTTATCCTTGAAATTAGCTTTGAGGCACTCGTTGAGCTTCTCGAACATCCACTTGCGATCCACGTCGTCCACCAGACGGTCGTAGAAGACGCGCATCGCCTCGTGGTACCAGACGCGCACGAAGATCTTCTTGTCCGTCACCGACTCTTTCCGCACCAGGGTGCATCCGGTCACCACGCGTGAAATGTCTCGCAGATTGAATATGTAGTGCGACTTCGATGGCGTGGCCCTGATCTCCGACTGCACGCTCTTGTAGATGCTCTGCGTGGCACTCACAATCTGGTTGGTCACCACGAACACATCCTGTCCGTGGCCAGCGCGTCGGAAGCCATTCAGCGCCACGTTCAGGAATATGCGGAACATACTGTCGTCACTAAAGGTGTTAATGGAATACACGTTGAAGTGGTTGAGGAAGCGAGCATAGACGTCCTGGCGACTGCCGCCGGGCAGGCCACATGCGGCCATGATCAGGACATTGTGGATGTAGACCTTGGAGCTGTCCTTCAGGTCATACACATGGCCATAGTCGAAGAATTGGCGCAGCAGCTCCAGTGGCGGCTGGGCACCATAAACCTCCTTAACCGGCATGTTCATGTCGTCTACGAAGAGCACACTCTGCATTCCCTTTGGCGGACCGTAGATGCCCCGCTTCCACTTCTGCAGCTTGGATATGAGCAGATCCTGGCACTGGTTAGCCGAGATCATTACCGTGAAGGTGATAAATCCCGTCTCGAACACCTCCTTGTCCAGCTTGTTCATCAGGTAGTTCTGCACATAGACCGTCTTGCCTGTGCCCGTTGGTCCAACGAGCAGCATTCTTTTCTTGTGCTCCACGTGCATCTTCAGCAGGTGAATGTAGCGAGCGGTGTCCACTGTTGGCACTATCACACCTGTCTTGGTCTCCTCGACGTCCATACGCTTGGCGAGATCCGGCCAGTACCGCCAGGCTCCACGCTGCTTGTACAGGAACACGTAGTCCACCAGCAGACCCTCTGTGGGGGGAGTGATCTCCATCTTGCCCAGCGGTTCCGGGGGCGGAGGATCAGTGTCCCAAAGCTAGAGAGTAACATTCGATGTACCCAGGTAACTATGTTTATTTGCAGTGCCCATACCTTTTTCAAGAACACGTCGAACTTCTCCCGGGAAGCGGTGTCTAGCACTCCACCCACTCCCCAAATCAGAGCGAATAATATGGCCGCCTGGAAGTAGGTCTGTAGATACTTCTGGTAGTCCTCCGGATTCTCCTCGATCGCCTCCGCGATCTGCATGTCGAACAGGTCGAAGGTGGTCAGCATGCAGTTGAACTCTCCAGGCTTGATAAACTGGCTGCAGAACCGCCGTACAAAGGTCTGGCACTGGAATTGATTAACCTTGGTCAGGAGGTGAGCTTCGTAGGCTGAGAAGAAGTTCTTACGGGAGGGAGAAGCCACTGCATCAGGGCCATTACGTAGGGCACGCCCTCCTCATCCGCCCATCGAGGATCGGCCTTCTTGAGCCAGGTTTTGGCAAAGGCTCGCCAGCCGAGCGTCGAAGGCTCCATGTAGATCATGCCACAGCGTGAAACGGTGGCTGGCGAGGCCTGCGCCAGGTCCATTACCTCGAACACCATCGACATCTCGTTGCTCATGGTGATCACCTCGCCGCTGGTCAGGCACAGCTTTTTGTTGTCGTCCAGCACCGTGTTCATGTTCTCAATCCAAACGGCATCCACGGGTCCGTCGAAGATGACCTGCAATGGTATGGAATTGGCTCCAATTGCAGATGGAACGGTTATTTAAAGGACTCACCCACTTCCTGTCCGGCGTGGGCGTCATGGCAAAGTCGCGGAAGATCTTTGCCACCAGACCGTCGGTCCACTCGTACGAGATCGGATCGAAGGAGCCGTATAGCTGGTTCATGGTAATGGACTTCGGGTTCATTATGCCCATTTGAACGTGCTGAAAGTAGTTGCTCTTCTGTGGCGCCTTGATCTTCAGCGCGGATAGGACTTTGGCGAGGACCTGCAGGGTCTTCGACTTGCCCGCCAGAGGTTCGCCCACCAGCATGAATCCGTGCCGCACGATAATCATTTCGTACGTCTGGATGACCTTGAGAAGAAAGCTGGGTGCGGGCTCCAGGACCTCCTCCAAGCAGACGCGCTTGAACTCGGTCTCCACCAGGGAGTAATCGATGTGTGGCAACTTGATGCCCGGGAATATGTCCGAGATGATGCCCTCGAAGAGGGGAACATCGAAGGAGAGGAATTTGGGCAGGTTCACGTCGATCAAGCTTCGCAGCAACAGGATGTCCTCCACCTCGTCCGGATACTGTTTCTTGATGTTGCCGCAGGCGGAGAGCACCGTTTTCACGGCTCGCATGCCGTAATCGTAGTGGTTCTGACTGGACAACTGCTCCGAACACAGTCGGTAGGTGGTCACAATCTTGACGGCCAGCTTGCGGGCATCCACGAAGCCGTACGAGTAGAGAGAGATCTCTCCGATCATGGCGTAATCCGGCACCATCATGGCCACAGAACGGAAGAGCACTTTCAAATTATCCGGCAACTCGGATCGGCCGGCATAGCCGGGATTCATGGTGATGCAGACGTAGCAGGCAGGGTTGAGGGTCAGCTCCGTACCTTCGAACATGAACTTGGTGGCGTTGCTGCGAACAGCTTGAATGATGAGCAGGATCTGTTGCGCCACCACGGAGAGCACCTCCAGCTCAATTCGGTTGAACTCGTCGAAGCACGCCCATGCACCGCACGAAGCCAATCCCTTGAAGAACTTGCCCATCGCCTTGTAGTCCAGACCGTCGGAACAATTGAACACCTTGCACTGCACGGCCAGAGCCTTGGCCAGATCCTTGGTGGTCTCCGTTTTTCCCGTTCCAGCAGGTCCCTCCGGAGCTCCGTTCAGATGCAGTTGGTAGGCTCCAACCAGGGTGCGGTAGCAGCGATCGGTCAGTGGGGTGATCACCAGGCGATCCGAGTTGCCCAGATACTCGTTGGCAAAGGGCACAGTGGCGTTGATGATTCTTACCCAGGTCTTGTCGTCCTCCCAGTAGTATCGCATCTGGGCCAGCCACTGGAAGTCGAACTCACTGCTGACCTTGTTCTTGATGAGATCCTCGGAAACGTCCTTGGCGTGGACATCGATCACGATCAGGGACTTAATGGTGATCCGGTTAAGGTTGCTAATCTTTGGCGAGCGCACCAGGGTCACAATGTCGTTCAGCTCCTTGGAGAGCTCTTGGAAGAAGTTCATCATAATGGTCATATTCCCGCCAAATGTTCGGCGCAGGCATCCGTGGACACGGGATGCCCAGTACACCTGCGAGATGGCCAGCACCGTCATCTGTGGCCACTCCAGAACCCACTCGTGCCGCTTCACCTTCGGATAGTGGGCAAAGGATAGCTCGTTCTGGTAGCGCACTGCCTTGAGCATCTCGTCCTCCACCCCGATGAGCCACTTCTCTACACTTCCTCCTGCCGCCGCTGTGGACACCTGCTCAATGAACTCAATCGTTTCCTTATCACTGCTGATCATGGCCAGCACGTTCTTGGCCGCATCGAACTCTAGGCTGTTGATGCCCTCAAAGCACTTGCTCAAATGGGGAAGAACGCGCAGCGGATCTTTGGTCTCTGAGAGAATCTCCAGCATTTCATCGTTGGCCAGAAAGAAGAAGCGCGGGAAGTAGAGACGCTTCTTCTCCAGGTAGTTACTCACGCCGGTGGCGATGTCCTCCAGCAATTCATTGGCCTTCTGCAAGGACTCCAGCAGACCCGAAACTGGAGCTGTTTCCATCACCAGCGGTTGTCGGAGGACCAAGCCCATGTTCCTGGTA
Encoded proteins:
- the LOC6610395 gene encoding dynein heavy chain 12, axonemal, whose protein sequence is MYTKKLERMHRPASDITKYDNEPYMKNPLLKFRISEVHERRHYQFLKQKAADVKVRVARQQWQPEPDMRLLPQSHYEDNLRREVRKIVVPPMLRRTEAKILSFASERLKNKYPELVQAYMHDVHEEFNRLMKVYSMKNILRHPEFSDEDPAQFELPRPDIGFRRPGRTQNYSNFLENRRRIAQKLLILQLPLRAILNISVGELPRLACIFNYVLATGAMQQQLGLGGREALSYKFYHKYIQNQLDKVNTFLRWTWYPKIVQVLRKLMRKRVMPMSTWKRSWNAMEALMNREMTNMKIRTFEEMYRMCSHPRTMPMMRMSLEWSEFSSDLDTRPNAWSILRTFAEIATEISMVGYRMEPLQPQVQTLTSMAAYAKVNDYLKIEMNENFLKDVIDKVQNIILRTYQEVIQYVEGFRDKYYALYSWQERDALNQFLSEPHEFEEYFARIDMYYGFIQMLRSEPATEYFVMAVIHNEPAILGLRTLAENLIHEITTIIIREHIKAEVDICDEFEKIKYRALEIPKSTEELLESAEYMIHVKKDKIAELTDRIQYCLQVGTNIVELTEMSKYHFDLTIKTINWIKDINDICDYNASQQEQFKFTFEEHLQEVIKKLNSDIDELLPKLAVIDDMSRPDKFRDSYVILQNFIDQLKTFDDYVAWINKEEKLFKVALTEYPKLDIIKTFVYPFAELMKCCIEWQRYLSVWNDGPFEYLEPQFVERTTDDYLKEFQKNQKYYRVKIKQDLIDNPVCKFKGQTEDPDPAKHPVPLRLCTSMIQSIKDFTTGVFIVNTMCNPALRKRHWKEMSEIAGFDVTPDAGTTLRKILNSGLDPILDQFEIISIGANKELQLWNALQAMIKEWETRVFPYGPYKETGVQILSSLDDIQALLDDHILKTLVMRGSAFMKPCEEEVRAWYEKIMRVNETLDQWGKVQANYLYLLPIFSSKDIVAQMPEEGRLFVIVEQTYTRNMGLVLRQPLVMETAPVSGLLESLQKANELLEDIATGVSNYLEKKRLYFPRFFFLANDEMLEILSETKDPLRVLPHLSKCFEGINSLEFDAAKNVLAMISSDKETIEFIEQVSTAAAGGSVEKWLIGVEDEMLKAVRYQNELSFAHYPKVKRHEWVLEWPQMTVLAISQVYWASRVHGCLRRTFGGNMTIMMNFFQELSKELNDIVTLVRSPKISNLNRITIKSLIVIDVHAKDVSEDLIKNKVSSEFDFQWLAQMRYYWEDDKTWVRIINATVPFANEYLGNSDRLVITPLTDRCYRTLVGAYQLHLNGAPEGPAGTGKTETTKDLAKALAVQCKVFNCSDGLDYKAMGKFFKGLASCGAWACFDEFNRIELEVLSVVAQQILLIIQAVRSNATKFMFEGTELTLNPACYVCITMNPGYAGRSELPDNLKVLFRSVAMMVPDYAMIGEISLYSYGFVDARKLAVKIVTTYRLCSEQLSSQNHYDYGMRAVKTVLSACGNIKKQYPDEVEDILLLRSLIDVNLPKFLSFDVPLFEGIISDIFPGIKLPHIDYSLVETEFKRVCLEEVLEPAPSFLLKVIQTYEMIIVRHGFMLVGEPLAGKSKTLQVLAKVLSALKIKAPQKSNYFQHVQMGIMNPKSITMNQLYGSFDPISYEWTDGLVAKIFRDFAMTPTPDRKWVIFDGPVDAVWIENMNTVLDDNKKLCLTSGEVITMSNEMSMVFEVMDLAQASPATVSRCGMIYMEPSTLGWRAFAKTWLKKADPRWADEEGVPYVMALMQWLLPPCQTFVRRFCSQFIKPGEFNCMLTTFDLFDMQIAEAIEENPEDYQKYLQTYFQAAILFALIWGVGGVLDTASREKFDVFLKKLWDTDPPPPEPLGKMEITPPTEGLLVDYVFLYKQRGAWRYWPDLAKRMDVEETKTGVIVPTVDTARYIHLLKMHVEHKKRMLLVGPTGTGKTVYVQNYLMNKLDKEVFETGFITFTVMISANQCQDLLISKLQKWKRGIYGPPKGMQSVLFVDDMNMPVKEVYGAQPPLELLRQFFDYGHVYDLKDSSKVYIHNVLIMAACGLPGGSRQDVYARFLNHFNVYSINTFSDDSMFRIFLNVALNGFRRAGHGQDVFVVTNQIVSATQSIYKSVQSEIRATPSKSHYIFNLRDISRVVTGCTLVRKESVTDKKIFVRVWYHEAMRVFYDRLVDDVDRKWMFEKLNECLKANFKDKVETIFDRYCVQGPDEAVFTMEAASNILFGVYFDEDSVPDERRYEEVPSVEVFLNLALTSLDDYNSTRRNKMDITLFTFALQHLNRICRIISIQGASALIIGLGGSGRQSLTKLATNMVQTSFFQPEITKNYGANDWHDDIKAILKEAGGMNKHTTFLITENQIKMELFLQDIDCLLNQGEVPNIFPIDEKQEVLEMVRLAAQGGNRNIDVSALQVFSFFVDRCKQKLHMILSFSPIGDALRTRVRLYPSLVNCCTIDWYDSWPEEALQMIAKMSLVDVNVPSEDIKLAIMDTCQYFHTTAARSTRTFCQMTGRHIYQTNASFIELIRSFQTLIERKQSETMLAKMRYIGGLDTLAQAAAAISIMQRDLNALQPKLVALAESSRKMMLEINKETLAASAAAEQVKRDEEVASVQAEAAQVLKQDCERDLAKAIPVLEDALAALNTLKPADITLVKSMKNPPPVIKLVMAAVCVIKGIPAERIPDPASGKMVLDFWGPSKRLLGEMNFLPGLKEFDKDNIPTEIVKRIRKEFIPNKDFDPQVVAKASSAAKGLCQWIIAMMMYDEVAKVVAPKKAKLAGAEKEYADTMEFLAQKRALALALEEKVALLNIELDKANAEMQKTEEHAENCRNKLLRAEALIGGLGGEKSRWNKAAEDLQELYDHLPGDVLISCGIIAYLSAVNLQYRSECVKDWFKKVTDLKIPCSSHYSITDVLGLEVTIQNWQLDGLPNDEFSSENAIISANSSRYSLFIDPQAQANNWLKNMERKNRLNCVKFNQSNYMKVIAEALEYGTPVIIENVQEELEVPLDPILMRQTFVQGGIKHISLGEAVVPVNPNFRLYMTCNLRNPHFLPETFNKVTVINFALTQNALMDQLLSIVVAKERPDLQELRITLTTEAAANKGALRDAENMILKTLSAGGDILENEAAIQILADSKGLSKDIVEKQEAAKETVAKIEAFRLNYKPVAVHSSILYYSITDLPNIDPMYQFSLNWYINLYMYSIETANKSKDLPRRIKFLVDGFTRNLYNNVCRSIFEKDKLLYSFILTARILLGTGQVEMRHFAHLVTNAKESTNIPPNPDPSWITETVWLNVLRLEELKELRGIVDHFKSHLHAWQAIYDHSSPEKQPLPPPWQDKTTAFEKIIVLKALRPDSVFLAVRLFIAESIGDQYVTPPEFDISKSYADSTALTPLVFILSPGADPLGSLLAFAEKMGQEETFQSISLGQGQGPIATALIKNAQEMGYWVCLQNCHLAASWMPYLEYLWENMDTFNTTPNFRIWLTAYPTPQFPVTILQNGVKMTNEPPTGLKENLMRSYNSEPINDYEFYTGCAKQDRAFTRLLYGICFFHAVVQERRKYGPLGWNIAYGFNESDLQISVLQLSMLLNQYDHVPYDAISYLTSECNYGGRVTDNWDRRLIVTILADFCNAQAVSDNRYRFASDDRYILPRKTEHREILRYLDENLPSLAPPEVYGLHANSGITRDLQTTKTLLDSMILLLGSEAAGSAGAGVSVEQVILDTLKQIEREMPADMDIEAAAEKYPVDYNESMNTVVVQEMERFLKLQKEIRTTCRDLAMGIKGIIVMTPDLENVMTAMKFNRIPTKWMSKSYPCLKPLGSYVQDLYKRVNWLHDWHHHGKPPTFWLSGFFFTQAFLTGAMQNFARKYKIPIDTLTFDYDVLKVETKTSPPDDGVYCNGLYLEGARWEWRENTLVEQFPKVLIYAMPVIFFRPVGLVDVVEGSRYRCPLYKTAERKGTLSTTGHSTNYVVPLLLNTNVKASHWVKRSVALICQTSD